GCATTCAAAGCCTCCTGGGGAGCCGCCGCCGCATGGGCAGTTCGGCCATGAAAAGTAAACTCCAGCGCATCCATAGCCAGCGACGGCGCATTCAGCACCGTAGACCCCGACGGGTGTACCATCAGTGCCGCATCGATATCTTTAAAGGCGCCGCCTTTTACCAACGGAACTTTGGCCCCGTTAGTCTCCTCGGCCGGTGTTCCATACACATAAAGAACACCCTCTATTTCGGCCATTATGGAAACCAAGGCCAAGGCCGCACCCACTGCTGCTGCCCCGATAATATTGTGTCCGCAGCCATGCCCGATCTCAGGCAGAGCATCATACTCCGCTAACAAGGCCACCGCCGGTCGAGCCGCCCGGCCTGGAAAGACAGCCCGAAAAGCAGTAGGAATGCCAAAGTACCCCGGCTGAACAGAAAAGCCCACTGCTTCTAACTCTTTACATAACAAGCCGGATGCAAACACCTCATTCCCACCCGTCTCCGGCAAAGCATGAATAGCCTGACTGATCCCAACCAACCGATCTTTTAAGCAGTCCACCTCCTGCCAGACCCTTTGCTTAAACACTGCCTGAGTACTTTCTTTCATCCTTACGCCTCCCTGGTAAAACTAACTACCAAGTTTCTCCTTGTTTCTAAATTCTACTCCTTATCTCCTCTTTTCAATAAGTATGTTCACCCAATCGCTTAGGCTATGCTTATGATATCTCCGTTAGCGAACGATAATCGCCAAAATTACGATAACATTCGTCTTTTCTCTTGACAGCCTTGTCCAAGCTTGGTAAGATGAGGGCAAATAAATAGGTTGCCTTCATATAGTCCCGCGAATAAGGCTCGGGAGTTTCTACCGGATGGCCCTAAACCATCCGACTATGAGGGAAAGTGTACCTAGGGTTCCGGTCTTGGGGCCGGCACAAGGCCTGGCTGGATCCGGTCCGAGTGGTACAGCCTTGTAGAGGTGATTTCTCTGTCAGATACTACAAGGCACACCGAAGGGATAAAAGCCCAGGCGGGGAGGTTTCGCTCACAGTTCTGTTGAAGCAACCCCGTCTGGGCAAACTATGTTTTAAGGGGGCGGTACTCAATAATGTAGCTCCTTGGCCACAGGTTAGATAACGAACGAGGAGGAAACAAGGTGGAGAAATTTTTCCGTTTACAAGAAAAACACACCGATGTCAAGACCGAATTAATGGCCGGACTGACAACATTTATGACTATGGCTTATATCCTCTTTGTTAACCCTGATATCCTTAGCGCTGCCGGAATGCCCTTTGGCCCGGTGATGACAGCCACAGCGGTATCAGCTGGCTTGACAACTATTCTCATGGGTTTAGCTACTAACTACCCCTTTGCCTTAGCCAGCGGTATGGGTTTGAACGCCATGTTCGCCTTTGCCGTTGCGCCGGTGGCCGGTTGGCAGGCAGCCTTGGGGGTAGTATTTATTTCCGGAATCTTATTTTTCATCCTGTCTGTACTGGGAATCATCGATCATATTGATGCTGCCATTCCCGCTAGCCTCAAGCGAGCAACAGCAGCCGGCATCGGCCTTTTCATCGCTTTTATCGGTCTAAAAAATGCCGGGATTATTATCGGGGACGAAGCCACCATCGTAGCCTTAGGCGATTTAAGCCAGCCGGAAACTTTATTAGCTATAATAGGCCTGGTAATCATGGCTGTTCTTATGGCCAAGAGGGTAAGAGGAGCTATTCTACTTGGAATCCTTCTTACCACCGTGGTCAGTTTCTTCATGGGGATCCGGTCGTTTCCAACCAGCTTGGGTGATATCTTCGGGGCCCCGGCCAGCCTGGCTCCTATCGCCTTTCAGATGGATCTTCCCGGAGCCCTTAAACTTGGCTTTATGACTGTGTTTGCGTTTGCTTTCGTTGACATCTTCGACACCCTGGGAACCTTAATGGGAACCGGTGCCAGGGCAGATTTTCTCGATAAAGACGGGCGGCTCCCCAAAATAAAGGAAGCCATGATTGTAGATGCCGTCGGCACCGTATTGGGAGCCGTTGTCGGGACCAGCACCGTTACCACCTATGTAGAAAGTACAGCCGGCGTTTCCGAAGGAGGACGCAGCGGCCTGACAGCAGTCACCGTAGGCGTACTCTTTTTAGCATCCCTCTTTTTGTCGCCTTTAGCCGGCCTCGTTCCCAGCGGCGCTACCGC
This sequence is a window from Bacillota bacterium. Protein-coding genes within it:
- a CDS encoding NCS2 family permease, producing the protein MAGLTTFMTMAYILFVNPDILSAAGMPFGPVMTATAVSAGLTTILMGLATNYPFALASGMGLNAMFAFAVAPVAGWQAALGVVFISGILFFILSVLGIIDHIDAAIPASLKRATAAGIGLFIAFIGLKNAGIIIGDEATIVALGDLSQPETLLAIIGLVIMAVLMAKRVRGAILLGILLTTVVSFFMGIRSFPTSLGDIFGAPASLAPIAFQMDLPGALKLGFMTVFAFAFVDIFDTLGTLMGTGARADFLDKDGRLPKIKEAMIVDAVGTVLGAVVGTSTVTTYVESTAGVSEGGRSGLTAVTVGVLFLASLFLSPLAGLVPSGATAPALVIVGVLMMGAVTDIDFNDFTEAFPAFVTMLFMPFAFSIADGIAAGFLAYPIVKAVAGRNKEVHWFTYILALVSLVHFVMK